One genomic window of Melanotaenia boesemani isolate fMelBoe1 chromosome 20, fMelBoe1.pri, whole genome shotgun sequence includes the following:
- the fam161b gene encoding protein FAM161A: protein MSKLDTLREERISSELMLQLHLKTLRKALRQQLLETEKRQSKELEKRIYQNALLSADVDKKSGGEEELNYKIKLVGMRTSAVISAHVSQNETSHHLKQRPLTSCPPWVPSTKWKPLPVRTQLCERFASTKTTELTKEEEAEAECQKKFCAVPVPSHVNQPIYQEMIEVRKRERKQGHEQRKLFLISIQKPFSFHEREKKKQEKPMATLNQASQNPKINVHVRKVPHKDIKDSPELKATTAQQENPAQTGSTKPRTAECTRKKKTGIPV from the exons ATGTCAAAGCTGGACACCTTGCGGGAGGAAAGAATCAGTTCCGAGCTAATGCTTCAGCTTCATCTCAAGACACTGAGAAAAGCCCTCaggcagcagctgctggaaaCAGAGAAGCGACAAAGTAAGGAGCTGGAGAAAAGGATTTATCAGAATGCTCTACTATCAGCAGATGTAGACAAAAAGTCTGGTGGCGAAGAAGAACTAAACTATAAGATCAA ATTGGTCGGAATGAGGACATCCGCCGTTATATCTGCTCATGTCTCACAAAATGAGACCTCTCATCATCTCAAACAGAGGCCTCTAACATCTTGTCCACCCTGGGTACCTTCAACAAAATGGAAGCCCCTTCCTGTGAGAACTCAACTATGTGAACGGTTTGCTTCAACTAAAACAACAGAGCTGACcaaagaggaggaggcagaggctGAGTGTCAGAAGAAGTTCTGTGCCGTCCCTGTCCCCAGCCATGTTAATCAGCCCATCTACCAGGAGATGATAGAGGTCAGAAAGAGGGAAAGGAAACAGGGCCATGAGCAAAGGAAACTATTCTTGATTTCCATTCAAAAACCTTTCAGCTtccatgaaagagaaaaaaagaaacaggagaaGCCGATGGCAACATTAAACCAAGCCTCACAGAATCCAAAAATCAATGTTCATGTCAGAAAAGTTCCTCACAAAGACATAAAGGACTCACCAGAGCTTAAAG CAACAACAGCACAACAGGAGAATCCAGCTCAGACTGGGAGCACAAAACCTCGCACTGCCGAAtgcaccaggaaaaaaaaaactgggattCCTGTTTGA
- the ngb gene encoding neuroglobin — protein sequence MEKLSGKDKELIRGSWESLGKNKVPHGVILFSRLFELDPTLLSLFAYSTNCGSTQDCLSSPEFLDHVTKVMLVIDAAVSHLDDLHSLEEFLLNLGRKHQAVGVSTQSFALVGESLLYMLQCSLGQAYTAPLRQAWLNMYSIVVAAMSQGWAKNGEDKAD from the exons ATGGAGAAGCTGTCAGGGAAAGATAAGGAGCTGATACGAGGCAGCTGGGAAAGCCTGGGCAAGAACAAAGTTCCTCATGGTGTCATCTTGTTCTCCAG ATTATTTGAGCTGGACCCCACGCTCCTCAGTCTTTTCGCCTACAGTACAAACTGTGGTTCCACACAAGACTGCCTCTCAAGCCCTGAGTTCCTGGACCATGTCACCAAG GTGATGCTTGTGATCGATGCAGCAGTCAGCCACCTGGATGATCTTCACTCCTTGGAGGAATTTCTGCTCAACCTGGGGAGGAAGCATCAGGCAGTGGGAGTCAGCACACAGTCATTTGCT ttGGTGGGTGAGTCCCTTCTCTACATGTTGCAGTGCAGTCTGGGCCAGGCCTACACAGCGCCACTGCGTCAAGCCTGGCTCAACATGTACAGCATCGTGGTAGCGGCAATGAGCCAAGGGTGGGCCAAGAATGGTGAGGACAAGGCCGACTGA